From one Stigmatopora nigra isolate UIUO_SnigA chromosome 8, RoL_Snig_1.1, whole genome shotgun sequence genomic stretch:
- the spint2 gene encoding kunitz-type protease inhibitor 2: protein MTCLTLRWALWVLSVAFVVCVAQPSNNESSNGNCSLPMEVGPCRAAFPRFYYHTVNKTCLEFTYGGCRGNANSFATHEECMSTCGQVTGALIDAQFLEDDVIRTISFDEYSESCQAAPMTGPCKASFRSWYYDDQQRQCKEFVYGGCRGNRNNYPSQETCLQSCHDVIINPAPKHLQSTTEVTEEQCLSSPDPGPCRAAFPKFYYHAESDSCKLFVYGGCQGNQNRYDSEDHCLAQCSGFADNYFAGRDNTRNRWTAGFFILLTLAAVCTVLVSALVVTMLRRVHVSRRASVVSDKEELLPDMHSSLESLSGCKLAIVDRS from the exons GTAACTGTAGTCTTCCCATGGAAGTCGGACCGTGCCGCGCTGCTTTCCCTCGATTCTACTACCACACGGTCAACAAGACGTGCCTTGAATTTACCTATGGCGGTTGCCGAGGCAACGCTAACAGTTTTGCAACCCATGAAGAATGCATGTCCACTTGTGGTCAAGTCACGG GAGCGCTGATTGATGCTCAATTCTTGGAGGACGATG TCATCCGCACCATCTCCTTTGACGAATACAGCG AGAGCTGCCAAGCGGCGCCGATGACGGGTCCCTGCAAGGCGTCTTTCCGCAGCTGGTACTACGACGACCAGCAACGCCAATGCAAGGAGTTTGTCTACGGCGGCTGCAGGGGAAACCGCAACAACTACCCCAGTCAAGAAACCTGCTTGCAATCGTGTCACGACG TGATCATTAATCCCGCCCCCAAACATCTACAATCAACTACAG AAGTCACAGAAGAACAATGTCTGTCGAGTCCGGACCCGGGCCCTTGCCGCGCCGCCTTCCCCAAATTCTACTACCACGCCGAGAGCGACAGCTGCAAATTGTTTGTCTACGGGGGTTGCCAGGGAAACCAGAACCGATACGACAGCGAGGACCATTGCCTGGCCCAGTGCAGCGGTTTCGCCGACA attaCTTCGCCGGTCGGGACAACACCAGGAATCGTTGGACCGCAG GCTTCTTCATCCTGTTGACCTTGGCGGCCGTTTGTACCGTTCTGGTGTCGGCCCTGGTGGTCACCATGCTCAGGCGCGTGCACGTCTCTCGCAGGGCTTCTGTCGTTAG CGACAAAGAAGAGCTTCTTCCAGACATGCACTCGTCCTTGGAGTCGCTGTCCGGTTGCAAGTTAGCCATCGTGGACAGATCTTGA